A portion of the Paenibacillus hamazuiensis genome contains these proteins:
- the mutS gene encoding DNA mismatch repair protein MutS: protein MAKYTPMMEQYLAIKAEVPDAFLFFRLGDFYEMFFEDAVNAARELEITLTGREAGAEERVPMCGVPYHSAESYIARLVEKGYKVAICEQVEDPAEAKGVVRREVVRIVTPGTVMDSRSLGETSNNYIVSIVSGSEGYGLAACDISTGELHVTLLDGSLQLLLDEINVYSPSELMGPEELLDSVREHTALWTRSITLTPWTRGDFDLKGHFAEEEWKSVHPGTLRAVQALMSYLQETQKRSLTHIKHIRSYEQNQYMIMDPFTRRNLELVETVRDRVKKGTLLWLLDKTVTAMGGRTLRRWIEKPLMNAAKIGERLEAVDKLYDQLIVREELRQHLKQVYDLERLTARISYGNANARDLLALKLSLQQMPLLKEICESAGSGTLSRLTAQMDLCEDIAGWIEAAIVDDPPVSVRDGGMLKEGYHAYLDQLKEANKSGKQWIAELERQEREATGVKSLKIGYNKVFGYYIEVTRANLGSLPEGRYERKQTLANAERFVTPELKAKEALILEAEDKMVDLEYELFTQLRDRLASQVTRLQALAEIVATIDVLQSLATVSAANQFRKPEIAESGDLVIEEGRHPVVEAVMTSGLFIANETKLTAEDGTMLLITGPNMAGKSTYMRQVAIICIMAQIGSFVPAMKARIPILDRIFTRIGAADDLIGGQSTFMVEMMDIQVMCEKATGRSLVIIDELGRGTSTGEGMAIAQAVIEYLHDEVGCKTLVSTHFHELAHLEESLANLRNYCMAVKESGRQVTFLRKLIRGAASTSYGIYCAQIAGLPDSIIRRSYDLLSAFEARAELAAASQQAAAAGTPQAAAPEAPPQAEAIVQLSLFGGESPADKPRRKHDAKLEAAADPKAAEAAQRLRQADLINMTPLEAMNFLYELKKML from the coding sequence ATGGCCAAATATACGCCCATGATGGAGCAGTACCTCGCGATCAAAGCCGAGGTGCCGGATGCTTTTTTATTTTTTCGGTTAGGCGATTTCTATGAAATGTTTTTCGAAGACGCCGTAAATGCCGCCCGCGAATTGGAAATTACGCTGACCGGACGCGAGGCGGGGGCGGAAGAACGGGTGCCGATGTGCGGCGTGCCCTATCATTCGGCGGAAAGCTATATTGCAAGACTTGTGGAAAAAGGCTACAAAGTCGCGATTTGCGAGCAGGTGGAGGATCCCGCGGAAGCGAAGGGCGTCGTGCGCCGCGAAGTCGTCCGCATCGTCACGCCGGGAACGGTGATGGATTCCCGCTCGCTCGGGGAAACGTCGAACAACTACATCGTATCGATCGTCTCCGGCAGCGAAGGTTACGGCCTAGCCGCCTGCGATATTTCCACCGGCGAGCTGCATGTGACGCTGCTGGACGGTTCGCTGCAGCTATTGCTCGACGAAATCAACGTCTACAGCCCTTCCGAGCTTATGGGCCCGGAAGAGCTGCTGGATTCGGTGCGCGAGCATACGGCGCTGTGGACGAGATCGATAACGCTGACCCCTTGGACTCGCGGGGATTTTGACCTGAAGGGCCATTTTGCCGAAGAGGAATGGAAGTCCGTCCACCCAGGCACGCTGCGCGCGGTGCAGGCGCTGATGAGCTACCTGCAGGAAACGCAGAAGCGGTCGCTGACGCATATCAAGCATATTCGCAGCTATGAACAAAACCAATATATGATCATGGACCCGTTCACCCGCCGAAATCTGGAGCTTGTGGAAACGGTGCGCGACCGGGTGAAAAAAGGAACCTTGCTGTGGCTGCTCGATAAAACGGTTACGGCGATGGGCGGCCGCACGCTGCGCCGCTGGATAGAGAAGCCGCTCATGAACGCGGCGAAAATCGGCGAACGCCTCGAAGCGGTGGACAAGCTGTACGACCAGCTCATCGTGCGCGAGGAGCTGCGCCAGCATCTCAAGCAGGTGTACGACCTGGAGCGGCTGACCGCGCGGATTTCTTACGGGAACGCCAACGCGCGGGACCTGCTTGCGCTGAAGCTGTCGCTGCAGCAAATGCCGCTGCTTAAGGAAATTTGCGAGTCCGCCGGTTCCGGGACGCTGTCCCGCCTGACGGCGCAAATGGATTTGTGCGAAGACATCGCCGGTTGGATCGAAGCAGCGATCGTGGACGATCCTCCCGTATCCGTGCGCGACGGTGGCATGCTGAAGGAAGGCTACCACGCTTATCTCGACCAGCTCAAGGAAGCGAACAAGAGCGGCAAGCAATGGATCGCCGAGCTGGAGCGCCAGGAGCGCGAAGCGACGGGGGTGAAGTCGCTCAAAATCGGCTACAACAAAGTGTTCGGGTATTACATCGAAGTGACGCGGGCCAATCTCGGCTCGCTGCCGGAAGGCCGCTACGAGCGCAAGCAGACGCTGGCGAACGCCGAACGTTTCGTTACGCCGGAGCTGAAGGCGAAGGAAGCGCTCATTCTCGAAGCGGAAGACAAGATGGTCGATCTCGAATACGAGCTGTTCACCCAGCTCCGGGACAGGCTGGCCTCTCAGGTGACGAGGCTTCAGGCTCTAGCGGAAATCGTCGCTACGATCGACGTGCTGCAGTCGCTCGCTACGGTCAGTGCGGCAAACCAGTTCCGCAAGCCGGAAATCGCCGAATCGGGCGATTTGGTCATTGAAGAAGGCCGCCATCCGGTCGTCGAGGCGGTGATGACAAGCGGCCTGTTTATCGCCAACGAGACGAAGCTGACCGCGGAGGACGGCACGATGCTGCTCATTACCGGACCGAACATGGCCGGTAAAAGCACGTACATGCGCCAGGTCGCCATCATCTGCATCATGGCGCAGATCGGCAGCTTCGTCCCGGCGATGAAGGCGCGCATTCCGATTCTCGACCGCATCTTCACGCGGATCGGAGCGGCCGACGATCTGATCGGCGGGCAGAGCACCTTTATGGTTGAGATGATGGACATCCAGGTAATGTGCGAGAAAGCGACCGGACGGAGCCTCGTCATCATCGATGAGCTCGGCCGAGGCACCTCGACGGGCGAAGGGATGGCGATCGCGCAGGCGGTGATCGAGTATTTGCACGACGAGGTCGGCTGCAAAACGCTCGTGTCGACGCACTTTCACGAGCTCGCACACCTCGAAGAGAGCCTCGCGAATCTGCGCAACTATTGCATGGCGGTCAAGGAAAGCGGCCGGCAGGTGACGTTTTTGCGCAAGCTGATCCGCGGGGCGGCCAGCACGAGCTACGGCATTTACTGCGCGCAGATCGCCGGTCTGCCGGATTCGATCATCCGGCGCTCGTATGACCTGCTGAGCGCTTTCGAAGCGCGGGCTGAGCTGGCTGCCGCTTCGCAGCAGGCCGCTGCCGCAGGGACGCCGCAGGCTGCCGCGCCCGAGGCGCCGCCGCAGGCTGAAGCTATCGTGCAGCTGAGCTTGTTTGGCGGCGAGAGCCCGGCGGACAAGCCGCGCCGCAAGCACGACGCGAAGCTTGAAGCGGCCGCAGATCCCAAGGCGGCAGAGGCGGCGCAGCGGCTCAGGCAGGCTGATTTGATCAATATGACGCCGCTTGAGGCGATGAACTTTTTATACGAACTAAAAAAGATGTTGTAA
- a CDS encoding S41 family peptidase — MKLLQMAKIKKTMSAALLLLMLAPMPALAADKNAAAPADPVKEVLNLLEKNHVSAPTHDSLSASAIKGMVESLKDPYTVYFTKDEWKQFTNSLEQNYVGIGVRVGEDKEGILVVEVFADTPAAAVGLQRGDIITAVEGKPIAGEKLDDVIKKILGEEGTQVGLTVKRGDSSFDVKPTRKQVQIPVVTSHLFDGGVGYIQVTSFSSEADEQFASHMETLKKNGMKSLVIDLRDNPGGLLDTARGIAKLFVKEGTLIHTKDRDNADDPVPITNGTTQPFPVTMLVNENSASASEVLTGALQDYLQVHVVGTKTFGKGSVQNVFPLSNGGALKVTIEEYLTPKKRPVNQVGLTPDIPAEGDVPQLVTALRTAGLSGFKLDIDRRNISLNGFDLTDSFNVVQQNDRLYVPARVLAALVNAAVTWNDAAQSVEIASSAGSISYAVGSNTEDMIFQNGTTYVDVSRFAETFSQLKWSQSGGQISLSVG; from the coding sequence ATGAAACTGCTCCAAATGGCCAAAATCAAAAAAACAATGTCCGCCGCACTGCTGCTGTTAATGCTTGCCCCGATGCCGGCGCTGGCCGCCGATAAAAACGCTGCCGCTCCCGCCGATCCCGTCAAGGAAGTGCTCAATCTGCTGGAGAAAAACCACGTCAGCGCACCGACGCACGACAGCTTGTCGGCCTCCGCGATCAAAGGCATGGTCGAATCGCTCAAGGATCCGTATACGGTTTATTTTACGAAGGACGAATGGAAGCAGTTCACGAACAGCCTGGAGCAAAACTATGTCGGCATCGGCGTCCGCGTCGGCGAAGACAAGGAAGGCATCCTCGTCGTGGAAGTGTTTGCGGATACGCCGGCCGCTGCCGTCGGGCTTCAGCGCGGCGACATCATCACTGCGGTGGAAGGCAAGCCGATCGCCGGAGAAAAGCTGGACGACGTGATCAAGAAAATTCTCGGTGAGGAAGGCACGCAGGTCGGTCTGACCGTGAAGCGGGGAGACAGCTCCTTTGACGTGAAGCCGACCCGCAAGCAGGTGCAAATCCCGGTCGTAACCAGCCATCTGTTTGACGGCGGAGTAGGCTACATCCAGGTCACCAGCTTCTCCAGCGAGGCGGACGAGCAGTTTGCCAGCCATATGGAGACGCTCAAGAAAAACGGCATGAAATCGCTCGTCATCGACCTGCGCGACAATCCGGGCGGTTTGCTCGACACGGCGCGCGGCATCGCCAAGCTATTCGTAAAAGAAGGAACGCTCATTCATACGAAAGACCGCGACAATGCCGATGATCCGGTGCCGATCACAAACGGCACGACGCAGCCGTTCCCGGTGACGATGCTCGTCAACGAGAACAGCGCCAGCGCCTCCGAGGTGCTGACCGGCGCTTTGCAGGACTACCTGCAGGTGCATGTCGTCGGCACGAAAACGTTCGGCAAAGGCAGCGTGCAAAACGTGTTCCCATTGTCGAACGGCGGAGCGCTGAAAGTGACGATTGAAGAATATTTGACTCCGAAAAAACGTCCGGTCAACCAGGTCGGGCTGACGCCGGATATTCCTGCCGAAGGCGATGTGCCTCAGCTCGTCACGGCGCTGCGCACGGCGGGCCTCTCCGGGTTTAAGCTGGACATCGACCGGCGCAATATTTCGCTCAACGGGTTCGATTTGACCGACAGCTTTAACGTTGTGCAGCAAAACGACCGCCTATACGTGCCTGCCCGCGTGCTCGCCGCGCTCGTAAATGCGGCGGTTACGTGGAACGATGCGGCTCAGTCGGTGGAGATCGCCTCCTCGGCAGGTTCCATATCTTATGCGGTGGGTTCGAACACGGAAGACATGATTTTCCAAAACGGCACGACGTATGTGGACGTAAGCCGCTTTGCGGAAACGTTCAGCCAGCTGAAATGGTCGCAAAGCGGCGGGCAGATTTCGCTTTCCGTCGGCTAA